The genomic segment TCCGTTGTCCCGCAGGGTGCGCCCCGTCGCCACGAGATCGACAATCGCCTCGGACATGCCTGTGATCGGCCCGAGCTCCACCGATCCGTTCAACTGAACCAGCTCGACTGGGAGATCAAGGGCATCAAAAAACTCCCGGGCGCAGTTGGTGAATTTGCTGGCCACCCGGCAGTGCGGAGGCAGATCTGCTGCACGGCGGTAGCCACTGCTCTCCTTGACGGCAACGGACATCCGGCAGCCACCAAAGCCGAGATCCACCAGCTGAGCCACCGGGAGCTGGTGCTCACGCAGCACGTCGTATCCCACCACCCCGAGCTGGGCCTGCCCGTAGGACACGTAGGTCGGAACATCACCATTGCGAACCAGCAGGGCTCTGGCACGCCCGCAGGGTGTCGGCAACATCAACTGGCGATTATCAGGATCCAGAAACGCCGAGAAGTCCAGTCCAGCCGCTGCGAACCGAGCCACGGATTGCTTGAGCAAC from the Synechococcus sp. KORDI-100 genome contains:
- the hisG gene encoding ATP phosphoribosyltransferase, producing MITVALAKGGLLKQSVARFAAAGLDFSAFLDPDNRQLMLPTPCGRARALLVRNGDVPTYVSYGQAQLGVVGYDVLREHQLPVAQLVDLGFGGCRMSVAVKESSGYRRAADLPPHCRVASKFTNCAREFFDALDLPVELVQLNGSVELGPITGMSEAIVDLVATGRTLRDNGLVAIEDLFQSTARLVGHPLSLRLDGGDLKAVVEAMRGTCATAGVSG